The following proteins are encoded in a genomic region of Tenebrio molitor chromosome 7, icTenMoli1.1, whole genome shotgun sequence:
- the LOC138136016 gene encoding phospholipase B1, membrane-associated-like isoform X2 yields MRNNSLIYFLLEMIFTLQVLASKNGRLDALIGPYRHFRLATFRLLNSSVETEHNLQLLRARGKVQTFIRNKFPCDLANTRSSRVPDNVHELRPGDIDVVAGMGDSLTAGAGLMATNVFHIVLEHRGIAPSAGGKGSWRRYLTLPNILKNFNPNLTGYATQNSLTLHAESGLNLGEVAAVSEDTPYMAKVLVQRMKVNPNIDVKKHWKMVTFMIGPNDFCSEICFEKNLTATLERHRKDLIQVLTILKINLPRTIVNLIPPPNLKILTELVGKSFACEISHLVECPCLFGPTSGNRQEIYFKLMEQWQQMDIEIGNSEEFDSDDFTVVVQPFTLDFPIPKTKTGSSDFSYLSEDCFHMSQKGNARTNSLWNNILEPVGAKSHKAVDVFHQIRCPSKEDPFIFTRRNSVRVFNMSNKK; encoded by the exons ATGAGAAACAATTCACTAATTTACTTTCTACTGGAAATGATCTTCACTTTACAAGTTTTGGCCTCGAAAAATGGAAGACTCGACGCCCTTATCGGCCCCTACAGACATTTTCGTTTAGCAACTTTTAGACTGTTGAACTCCAGCGTCGAAACCGAACACAATTTGCAACTGTTGCGTGCGAGAGGG AAGGTGCAAACGTTTATCAGGAATAAATTTCCTTGCGATCTGGCGAACACCAGAAGCTCTCGAGTACCAGACAATGTCCACGAACTCAGACCCGGAGACATCGACGTCGTTGCCGGTATGGGCGACAGTTTAACTGCAGGGGCAGGTCTGATGGCCACCAATGTCTTCCATATCGTTTTGGAACACAGAGGAATCGCGCCGTCCGCGG GTGGTAAAGGTTCGTGGCGCAGATATTTGACTTTACCAAACATCTTGAAGAATTTTAATCCGAATTTGACCGGCTACGCTACTCAGAATTCGCTAACCTTGCATGCGGAGTCCGGATTAAATTTGGGGGAAGTTGCAGCCGTTTCGGAAGACACACCCTACATGGCCAAAGTCTTAGTCCAAAGAATGAAGGTCAATCCGAACATTGATGTTAAGAAACACTGGAAG aTGGTAACCTTCATGATCGGCCCCAACGACTTTTGTAGTGAAATTTGTTTCGAGAAAAACCTCACAGCCACTTTAGAAAGGCACAGGAAAGACTTGAtacaagttttgacaattttgaagATTAATTTACCGCGAACCATTGTCAATTTGATACCGCCCCCAA atttaaaaattctaaccGAATTGGTTGGTAAATCATTCGCGTGTGAAATATCCCACCTTGTGGAATGTCCGTGTTTGTTTGGACCTACAAGCGGGAACAGACAGGAAATTTATTTCAAGCTGATGGAACAGTGGCAACAGATGGATATCGAAATCGGGAATAGCGAAGAATTCGACAGCGACGATTTCACAGTTGTCGTCCAACCATTTACACTTGATTTTCCTATACCAAAGACAAAAACAGGAAGTAGTGATTTTAGTTATCTCTCCGAAGACTGTTTTCATATGAGCCAAAAGGGAAATGCTCGGA CCAATTCCTTGTGGAATAACATTCTGGAACCAGTCGGAGCCAAGTCGCATAAAGCTGTCGATGTTTTTCACCAAATCAGGTGTCCGTCGAAGGAGGATCCGTTCATTTTTACAAGAAGGAATAGTGTTAGAGTTTTTAacatgtcaaataaaaaatga
- the LOC138136016 gene encoding phospholipase B1, membrane-associated-like isoform X1, whose amino-acid sequence MRNNSLIYFLLEMIFTLQVLASKNGRLDALIGPYRHFRLATFRLLNSSVETEHNLQLLRARGKVQTFIRNKFPCDLANTRSSRVPDNVHELRPGDIDVVAGMGDSLTAGAGLMATNVFHIVLEHRGIAPSAGGKGSWRRYLTLPNILKNFNPNLTGYATQNSLTLHAESGLNLGEVAAVSEDTPYMAKVLVQRMKVNPNIDVKKHWKMVTFMIGPNDFCSEICFEKNLTATLERHRKDLIQVLTILKINLPRTIVNLIPPPNLKILTELVGKSFACEISHLVECPCLFGPTSGNRQEIYFKLMEQWQQMDIEIGNSEEFDSDDFTVVVQPFTLDFPIPKTKTGSSDFSYLSEDCFHMSQKGNARIANSLWNNILEPVGAKSHKAVDVFHQIRCPSKEDPFIFTRRNSVRVFNMSNKK is encoded by the exons ATGAGAAACAATTCACTAATTTACTTTCTACTGGAAATGATCTTCACTTTACAAGTTTTGGCCTCGAAAAATGGAAGACTCGACGCCCTTATCGGCCCCTACAGACATTTTCGTTTAGCAACTTTTAGACTGTTGAACTCCAGCGTCGAAACCGAACACAATTTGCAACTGTTGCGTGCGAGAGGG AAGGTGCAAACGTTTATCAGGAATAAATTTCCTTGCGATCTGGCGAACACCAGAAGCTCTCGAGTACCAGACAATGTCCACGAACTCAGACCCGGAGACATCGACGTCGTTGCCGGTATGGGCGACAGTTTAACTGCAGGGGCAGGTCTGATGGCCACCAATGTCTTCCATATCGTTTTGGAACACAGAGGAATCGCGCCGTCCGCGG GTGGTAAAGGTTCGTGGCGCAGATATTTGACTTTACCAAACATCTTGAAGAATTTTAATCCGAATTTGACCGGCTACGCTACTCAGAATTCGCTAACCTTGCATGCGGAGTCCGGATTAAATTTGGGGGAAGTTGCAGCCGTTTCGGAAGACACACCCTACATGGCCAAAGTCTTAGTCCAAAGAATGAAGGTCAATCCGAACATTGATGTTAAGAAACACTGGAAG aTGGTAACCTTCATGATCGGCCCCAACGACTTTTGTAGTGAAATTTGTTTCGAGAAAAACCTCACAGCCACTTTAGAAAGGCACAGGAAAGACTTGAtacaagttttgacaattttgaagATTAATTTACCGCGAACCATTGTCAATTTGATACCGCCCCCAA atttaaaaattctaaccGAATTGGTTGGTAAATCATTCGCGTGTGAAATATCCCACCTTGTGGAATGTCCGTGTTTGTTTGGACCTACAAGCGGGAACAGACAGGAAATTTATTTCAAGCTGATGGAACAGTGGCAACAGATGGATATCGAAATCGGGAATAGCGAAGAATTCGACAGCGACGATTTCACAGTTGTCGTCCAACCATTTACACTTGATTTTCCTATACCAAAGACAAAAACAGGAAGTAGTGATTTTAGTTATCTCTCCGAAGACTGTTTTCATATGAGCCAAAAGGGAAATGCTCGGA TAGCCAATTCCTTGTGGAATAACATTCTGGAACCAGTCGGAGCCAAGTCGCATAAAGCTGTCGATGTTTTTCACCAAATCAGGTGTCCGTCGAAGGAGGATCCGTTCATTTTTACAAGAAGGAATAGTGTTAGAGTTTTTAacatgtcaaataaaaaatga
- the LOC138136015 gene encoding phospholipase B1, membrane-associated-like, whose amino-acid sequence MCFRIFNNGLVVLSLFTVFAKSQIFGQNYKRVEASSANNASTFFSVEYPRHSTNVRRQPVFPAFFRFPCANTTTFGVGRSFTRPTSVHRLRPGDIDVIGAMGDSLIAGNGALEEWALGTMIEYRGVSWCAGGQNSWREFLTLPNILKEFNPNLTGYSTGTGEFSSPNSQLNVAFPVSADADALKQAKVLVRRIRKNPKINFNEDWKMVTIFFGANDICSGQCYNKVDFSPQMHYKKLMVALDYLQKNLPRTFVNLIPVLDVSVSIRIKRTMMCRFLHALFCACFHRGGNEMNVITKLTQQYQRAEEELIFSGRYDTKDDFTVVLQPFMKLFNAPNDEAHRYDEVIDISFITYDCFHFSQKGHALGANMLWNNLLEPIGRKSKKRLNYILELFHCPTPQAPFLFTSKNSKRFLETGYQ is encoded by the exons ATGTGCTTCCGCATTTTCAACAATGGACTAGTCGTTTTGAGTTTGTTCACTGTCTTTGCTAAAAGTCAGATATTTGGACAAAACTACAAAAGAGTGGAGGCCAGTTCTGCAAACAAT GCATCCACATTTTTCTCTGTGGAATACCCCCGACACAGTACTAACGTACGGAGGCAACCCGTCTTCCCCGCCTTTTTCAGATTTCCTTGCGCTAACACTACCACCTTCGGCGTGGGTAGATCCTTTACCAGACCGACAAGCGTCCATAGGCTTCGACCCGGAGACATCGACGTAATAGGAGCCATGGGCGACTCTTTGATTGCTGGAAACGGAGCTCTGGAAGAATGGGCTTTGGGTACAATGATCGAATACCGCGGCGTGTCTTGGTGTGCAG GGGGTCAAAACAGCTGGAGAGAGTTTCTCACTCTGCCCAACATCTTGAAAGAGTTTAATCCAAATTTGACAGGCTATTCAACTGGAACTGGTGAATTTTCCTCGCCAAATTCGCAGCTGAACGTTGCTTTTCCTGTCTCAGCAGATGCTGATGCGTTAAAACAAGCGAAGGTATTGGTCAGGAGGATCAGGAAGAatccaaaaattaattttaatgaggATTGGAAGATGGTGACTATCTTCTTCGGCGCTAATGATATTTGTTCAGGACAATGTTACAACAAGGTGGATTTCTCGCCACAAATGCACTACAAGAAATTGATGGTTGCGCTGGATTATTTGCAGAAAAATCTGCCCAGgacttttgtaaatttaatacCAGTTTTAG ATGTCTCGGTCAGCATTCGAATTAAGCGGACGATGATGTGCAGATTTTTACACGCGTTATTTTGCGCGTGTTTTCATCGAGGAGGCAACGAAATGAATGTTATTACTAAGTTAACTCAACAATACCAAAGAGCGGAAGAGGAGTTG ATTTTTAGCGGTCGGTATGACACGAAAGATGACTTCACGGTGGTTCTTCAGCCGTTCATGAAGTTATTCAATGCACCAAACGATGAGGCTCACAGATACGACGAAGTCATTGATATCTCGTTCATAACATATGACTGCTTCCATTTTTCTCAGAAAGGTCATGCTTtag gagCCAATATGCTATGGAACAATTTGTTAGAACCGATAGGTCGAAAGAGCAAAAAGCGACTCAACTACATCTTGGAATTATTCCACTGTCCAACGCCTCAAGCTCCTTTCTTGTTCACCAGTAAAAATTCGAAAAGATTTTTGGAAACTGGTTATCAGTAA